A stretch of the Bacillus sp. FJAT-18017 genome encodes the following:
- a CDS encoding histidinol-phosphatase, which produces MIFDLHTHHDRCGHARGNIESYIEAAIRKGMTAVGISDHSPYFAEEEDRPFPGITMAKSEFEGYVREVLQLKEKYAGKIDVLLGVESDFFPQHVEIYRGFLDKYPFDYIIGSVHFVEDVSIFKKGRWDGLSKSEKVRVKEAYYSLIEQSAQSGLFQILGHIDAMKGFYPSFSSIETDAIEKTLKIIGENDVAIEINTSGKTKDSGGWYPSDKILEVAKHYGVAVTFGSDAHDPERVADDFEFVRERLKEIGFTEWVYFKEKKRVAVPL; this is translated from the coding sequence GTGATATTCGATTTACATACACACCACGACCGCTGTGGCCATGCGCGGGGGAACATTGAGAGCTATATTGAAGCTGCGATTAGAAAAGGAATGACAGCTGTTGGGATTTCGGACCACTCTCCTTATTTTGCCGAAGAAGAGGATCGGCCATTTCCCGGAATCACGATGGCGAAGAGTGAATTTGAGGGTTACGTACGGGAAGTTCTGCAGTTAAAAGAGAAGTATGCCGGGAAAATTGATGTGTTATTGGGAGTAGAATCAGACTTTTTCCCCCAACATGTGGAAATATACCGGGGCTTTTTAGACAAATATCCATTTGATTATATTATCGGCTCCGTCCATTTTGTGGAGGATGTCAGCATTTTTAAAAAGGGCCGCTGGGATGGACTTTCAAAAAGCGAAAAAGTACGTGTAAAGGAAGCCTATTACTCCTTGATTGAACAGTCGGCACAAAGCGGCCTGTTCCAAATTCTTGGCCACATCGATGCCATGAAGGGATTCTATCCTTCTTTCTCTTCAATAGAGACCGATGCCATTGAAAAAACTCTTAAAATCATTGGTGAAAATGATGTTGCCATTGAAATTAACACTTCTGGCAAAACAAAGGACTCAGGTGGCTGGTATCCTTCCGACAAAATATTGGAAGTCGCCAAACATTACGGAGTAGCAGTCACATTTGGCTCTGACGCCCACGATCCCGAAAGAGTGGCCGACGACTTCGAATTCGTCCGGGAACGCCTCAAAGAAATTGGCTTTACCGAGTGGGTTTATTTTAAAGAGAAGAAGAGGGTAGCTGTGCCGCTGTAA
- a CDS encoding phosphodiester glycosidase family protein, whose product MRSNWKKRILPVTLSFALAGSIISPSFTSALGPFDLQSVIAPVPINQYQADLAPGVKEKHYSFEGKDGKKIESFVVDVDIQNPTVSIEAGTPNDSNTYGLQPVRQQAKAADSENHKVVAAVNADFYNMATGEPHGVVYKDGQAVKGTNSGSHKFFGITKSGEAVIGDAAQYPAMKDQLKEALGGNAILVKDSKVYQTPQTGQDKEPRTAVGIKQDGDVFFAVIDGRQEPYSAGISMPDLAQLMIDLGAVSALNLDGGGSSTFTTRTLGGDTLELDNKPSDRNERSVANTWLVVTKEPSDHIFASAHVEPYDKSFTTGSTIQFSAKGRDKSMASAPLPQSGLSWSISDPSFGTIDETGTFLSNGKAGQFEILLSHQGQQVGKSIIEIAKPDELSFGSTELTAARNSEVDLTLIAKFQKRVVEWNLQDIEFSIPEGMGTIDEAGILHTGDKNVSGTITATLKGTSLTAQMKVSVGKMPEVIFDYEKGMTGWRTSTAGRGEKGILTLSSYPDQVRFGNQSLKLDYDFTNAQTGTTLGVYAGPGVNTPISDNPTGIGMWVYATPEAQGYWLRMMIVDGNGKNQSIDLTKEKPGVDWTGWKYIEAQIPASFTGPFKLHSTQTFRMMSTKSGITGPMSKGTVYIDNIRAVYGEKMDDLNPPVIESINVDGKNFDTNTVGIKANVSEFEDDPFKTGIDWEKISIYVDGVNYKNSEGHYSYDMDGSVSLSGLKWADGTHKITLMVPDKFGNQAIKTVYFTVNTGAAKMEVVNQQEQPLLGDLFNLTVKATNPESLSGSTIKLKVDKNFPVEAVQFGNGFNESSYDYDRETGTLTLNLINNGASASVDAATIGVRIPAATKEGSKLTYEISEAMLNFRNDPGSSFVPTFSMAPVSKEVIGAFTITADPILIGAPTAMTVKDTKNQPAAGAEIFAEIEGSSEPISLGITDENGRLISGPITDEVKKVALYAVKDSKYSFKMNTQTYPALAAENEIKNILSNPTGDPYKTKSFTWMSSPLTEAGAMVKFARKQDYERKGEDAFETATGTSSSQVFSGELDIKKNGIVRVNEVKLSKLQQDTTYVYQVGDGENWSPIEEFTTEQRKQNFEFSVFGDTQSPSDLSDFSKILVNQSNNDLSFMIHVGDLIDESAKFKQWNDALGLMSNFSSIRSTDLVAALGNHEYMGDPDGSLAKAIFNNPENGPDVDKGGTYSVDYNNMHISVLGYTDSAEVLDKQLEWLKQDVQNSNKPWKILVTHKPPYFTNPFGGNAVMKQKLPPVVDELGIDIVFSGHDHSYGRTKKIKDGQEDSNGTVYIVAGTTGKKHYDAVADEKFDYVNMDPIAVSMHAKVDKDTITFTTITSDGETIDQFTVKNEEYFDEDEE is encoded by the coding sequence ATGCGTTCAAATTGGAAAAAAAGAATACTGCCCGTTACACTCTCCTTTGCCCTCGCAGGAAGTATTATTTCGCCAAGCTTTACATCTGCGCTCGGCCCGTTCGATTTGCAGTCTGTTATTGCACCAGTACCGATCAATCAGTACCAAGCAGATCTTGCTCCAGGTGTTAAGGAAAAGCATTATAGTTTTGAAGGAAAAGATGGCAAGAAGATTGAGAGTTTTGTAGTTGATGTCGATATCCAAAATCCTACTGTCTCAATCGAGGCAGGAACACCGAATGACAGCAATACATACGGTCTGCAGCCAGTGAGGCAGCAGGCAAAAGCTGCGGATAGTGAAAACCATAAAGTAGTAGCTGCCGTGAATGCCGATTTTTATAATATGGCAACCGGTGAGCCGCATGGCGTTGTTTATAAAGATGGACAGGCTGTAAAGGGAACAAATAGCGGATCGCACAAATTCTTTGGAATTACCAAGTCAGGGGAAGCTGTGATTGGCGATGCAGCCCAATACCCCGCAATGAAGGACCAGCTCAAGGAAGCTCTTGGCGGGAATGCCATCCTTGTAAAGGACAGTAAAGTTTATCAGACTCCGCAAACGGGACAAGATAAGGAACCCCGGACGGCAGTCGGTATCAAACAGGATGGCGATGTCTTTTTCGCCGTGATTGACGGTAGACAGGAACCGTATTCAGCAGGTATTTCGATGCCCGATTTGGCACAATTGATGATTGACCTTGGTGCGGTAAGTGCCCTGAATCTGGATGGGGGCGGTTCGTCGACATTCACAACCCGCACACTTGGCGGAGATACTCTTGAACTCGATAATAAACCGTCAGACCGCAACGAACGAAGTGTAGCCAACACCTGGCTCGTTGTTACAAAAGAACCGTCCGACCATATTTTCGCGTCGGCACATGTCGAGCCTTATGATAAGTCCTTTACAACGGGGTCGACCATCCAGTTTTCTGCAAAAGGTAGGGACAAATCGATGGCGTCCGCTCCCCTTCCGCAATCTGGTTTAAGCTGGTCAATATCCGACCCGTCCTTCGGCACAATCGATGAAACCGGAACGTTCCTCTCAAACGGAAAGGCCGGCCAATTCGAGATTCTCTTAAGCCACCAGGGGCAGCAGGTCGGCAAAAGTATCATCGAAATTGCCAAGCCGGATGAACTGAGTTTTGGTTCCACTGAACTGACAGCCGCCAGAAACAGTGAAGTCGATCTCACCCTTATTGCAAAGTTTCAAAAACGGGTTGTCGAATGGAACCTTCAGGACATCGAATTCTCAATCCCTGAAGGAATGGGGACAATCGATGAAGCAGGAATCCTTCATACCGGGGATAAAAATGTATCGGGTACAATCACCGCAACATTAAAGGGAACCAGCCTCACTGCCCAGATGAAGGTCTCCGTCGGAAAAATGCCTGAGGTGATCTTTGATTATGAAAAAGGCATGACTGGCTGGAGAACGTCCACTGCCGGCCGCGGTGAAAAAGGAATTCTCACCCTTTCCTCTTATCCGGACCAAGTGAGATTCGGCAACCAAAGTTTAAAATTGGACTATGATTTTACGAATGCACAGACCGGTACAACGCTTGGCGTCTATGCAGGTCCTGGCGTCAATACGCCAATCAGTGACAACCCGACCGGCATCGGCATGTGGGTGTATGCAACTCCTGAAGCCCAAGGCTACTGGCTAAGGATGATGATAGTCGATGGCAACGGCAAGAACCAATCAATCGATTTGACAAAAGAAAAGCCAGGTGTCGACTGGACAGGCTGGAAGTACATCGAAGCCCAAATTCCGGCATCTTTCACCGGCCCGTTCAAATTGCATTCTACGCAAACATTCAGAATGATGTCGACCAAGTCCGGCATCACAGGCCCGATGTCAAAGGGGACAGTCTACATTGACAACATCCGTGCCGTGTACGGTGAAAAGATGGATGATTTAAATCCTCCAGTCATTGAATCCATCAATGTTGACGGGAAAAATTTTGACACAAACACAGTAGGTATCAAGGCGAATGTCAGCGAATTTGAAGATGATCCGTTCAAAACTGGGATCGACTGGGAGAAAATCAGCATCTATGTTGATGGAGTAAATTACAAGAACTCAGAAGGTCATTACTCGTATGATATGGATGGCTCCGTTTCTCTCAGCGGCCTGAAATGGGCAGACGGAACCCATAAAATCACCTTGATGGTGCCGGACAAATTCGGCAACCAGGCCATCAAGACGGTTTATTTTACCGTCAACACCGGGGCTGCAAAAATGGAAGTTGTCAATCAACAGGAGCAGCCGCTACTCGGTGATCTGTTCAACCTGACTGTTAAGGCAACAAATCCTGAGAGTCTATCAGGTTCAACCATCAAGCTGAAGGTTGATAAAAACTTCCCTGTGGAGGCAGTCCAGTTCGGAAATGGGTTCAATGAAAGTTCGTATGATTATGACAGAGAAACCGGAACCCTTACATTAAATCTCATTAACAATGGTGCATCGGCTTCCGTTGATGCCGCTACCATTGGGGTCCGCATACCTGCCGCCACAAAAGAAGGCAGCAAGCTGACCTATGAGATATCAGAAGCAATGCTGAATTTCCGGAATGACCCCGGTAGCAGCTTTGTTCCGACATTTTCAATGGCTCCGGTAAGCAAGGAAGTAATTGGCGCCTTTACGATTACAGCTGACCCTATTTTAATCGGCGCGCCAACCGCCATGACAGTGAAAGATACAAAAAACCAGCCAGCTGCTGGCGCGGAAATTTTTGCCGAGATTGAAGGCAGCAGCGAGCCGATTTCACTCGGCATAACGGATGAAAATGGCCGTCTGATTTCTGGCCCAATTACAGATGAAGTCAAAAAAGTTGCTTTATATGCAGTTAAGGACAGCAAGTACTCGTTCAAGATGAACACACAGACATACCCTGCCCTTGCTGCGGAAAATGAAATCAAAAACATCCTTTCCAATCCAACAGGAGACCCTTATAAGACGAAATCGTTCACCTGGATGTCGAGCCCGCTGACTGAGGCTGGGGCGATGGTCAAGTTTGCGCGCAAGCAGGATTACGAGCGCAAAGGCGAGGATGCATTTGAGACAGCAACTGGTACGTCAAGCAGCCAGGTTTTCTCAGGGGAGCTTGATATTAAAAAGAACGGGATTGTTAGGGTTAACGAGGTAAAACTTAGCAAACTTCAGCAGGATACAACCTATGTTTACCAGGTTGGAGACGGGGAGAACTGGTCACCAATCGAGGAATTTACGACTGAGCAGCGCAAACAGAATTTCGAGTTTTCCGTTTTCGGCGATACGCAATCCCCTTCCGATTTAAGCGATTTTAGCAAAATCCTTGTAAACCAAAGTAATAACGATTTATCATTCATGATCCATGTCGGTGACCTGATCGATGAATCGGCCAAGTTCAAACAATGGAACGACGCGCTCGGCCTGATGAGCAACTTTAGCTCGATCCGCTCCACCGACCTAGTTGCAGCGCTTGGCAACCATGAATACATGGGCGACCCTGACGGCAGCCTGGCAAAGGCAATTTTCAACAACCCGGAAAACGGGCCTGACGTGGACAAGGGCGGCACGTATTCAGTCGATTACAACAACATGCACATTAGCGTTCTCGGTTATACAGACAGCGCTGAAGTGCTTGACAAACAGCTCGAGTGGCTCAAGCAGGATGTCCAGAATAGCAACAAACCATGGAAAATCCTTGTCACCCACAAGCCGCCATATTTTACGAATCCGTTCGGAGGCAATGCCGTCATGAAGCAGAAGCTTCCTCCGGTTGTCGATGAGCTCGGCATCGATATCGTATTCTCCGGCCACGATCATTCCTATGGCAGGACAAAGAAAATTAAGGACGGCCAGGAAGACTCAAACGGCACTGTCTACATTGTTGCCGGCACGACTGGTAAAAAACACTACGACGCCGTCGCTGATGAAAAATTCGACTACGTCAACATGGACCCGATCGCAGTCTCGATGCACGCAAAAGTCGATAAGGACACAATCACATTTACAACCATCACCTCAGACGGTGAAACAATCGATCAATTCACAGTCAAAAACGAAGAGTATTTTGACGAGGATGAAGAATAG
- a CDS encoding Lrp/AsnC family transcriptional regulator, whose amino-acid sequence MKLSDNELEVLSILEENHRIPTADIAKMLNQSVDQVKETIKKLEDEKVIVSYPALIDWTKVEGKEPVVAMIDVKVTPKRGVGFNEVAERIYRFPEVTSLYLMSGAYDLSITIEGKTMTEIAKFVSEKLSTIDNVMSTTTHFMLKKYKHDGVIFGEDKESDRRMVVSP is encoded by the coding sequence ATGAAGTTGTCCGATAATGAGTTAGAGGTTTTATCAATTTTAGAAGAGAATCATCGGATCCCGACTGCTGATATCGCGAAGATGTTGAATCAGAGTGTGGATCAGGTGAAAGAAACAATAAAGAAATTAGAAGATGAAAAGGTGATTGTGAGTTACCCCGCGCTTATTGACTGGACCAAGGTTGAAGGCAAGGAACCAGTTGTTGCAATGATTGATGTTAAGGTTACCCCGAAGCGCGGTGTTGGATTTAACGAGGTGGCGGAGAGGATTTATCGATTCCCCGAGGTCACTTCCCTCTACTTGATGTCCGGCGCGTACGACCTGTCGATCACAATTGAAGGAAAAACGATGACCGAAATTGCCAAATTCGTTTCCGAAAAGCTGTCAACGATTGATAATGTCATGTCAACAACCACACACTTTATGCTGAAAAAATATAAACATGATGGCGTCATTTTCGGCGAGGACAAGGAAAGTGATCGGAGAATGGTGGTTTCTCCATGA
- a CDS encoding aminotransferase, whose product MNEYQHYLSETVKDIKPSGIRRFFDLASTMKGVISLGVGEPDFVTPWGIREAAISSLEEGYTSYTANPGLLELREEISFYLKNRFQVNYDPANQIIVTIGASQGIDLAFRTILNQGDEVLIVEPAFVSYSPLVALAGGTPVPVSTHPENGFKLTPELLESAITDKTKAILLCSPNNPTGACLTKQELQELAQVIEKHDLLVVSDEIYAELAYDEEYTSFASIEGMYERTILLNGFSKGFAMTGWRLGWIAAPKWLTEVMIKIFQYTTMCAPHMLQHGAIEALRNNYDQVEAMRRSYRRRRNYLVQAFNNIGLDCHNPGGAFYVFPSIKSTGLSSEEFAEKLLLAEKVAVVPGSVFGESGEGYIRCSYATSLEQLQEAVTRIKRFVDSLEKLTKDSSEMLSSVEGS is encoded by the coding sequence ATGAATGAGTATCAGCACTATCTTTCCGAAACTGTAAAAGATATAAAACCATCAGGAATCAGAAGGTTTTTCGACCTTGCTTCCACGATGAAAGGAGTTATCTCATTAGGAGTCGGCGAACCGGACTTTGTCACACCCTGGGGCATTCGCGAAGCGGCCATTTCTTCACTGGAAGAAGGCTACACTTCCTACACAGCCAATCCCGGACTCCTTGAGCTAAGAGAGGAAATTTCTTTTTATTTAAAAAATAGATTCCAAGTAAATTACGATCCTGCAAATCAAATCATTGTTACAATCGGAGCGAGCCAGGGAATTGATTTGGCCTTCCGTACGATTCTTAATCAGGGCGATGAAGTGTTAATCGTCGAACCAGCCTTTGTATCGTACTCTCCATTGGTTGCACTGGCGGGTGGAACACCGGTACCTGTCTCAACTCATCCCGAAAACGGATTTAAGCTTACACCCGAACTGCTCGAATCGGCGATAACAGACAAAACAAAAGCAATTCTGCTTTGCTCACCGAACAATCCAACCGGGGCTTGTCTTACGAAACAAGAGCTTCAGGAACTGGCTCAAGTTATTGAAAAACATGACCTCCTCGTCGTTTCTGATGAAATTTATGCAGAACTAGCCTATGACGAAGAGTACACCAGTTTTGCAAGCATTGAAGGAATGTATGAGCGAACAATTTTACTTAACGGTTTTTCTAAAGGATTTGCGATGACAGGCTGGAGACTCGGATGGATTGCCGCGCCCAAGTGGCTGACCGAAGTCATGATCAAAATCTTTCAATATACAACGATGTGCGCACCGCACATGCTTCAGCACGGGGCGATTGAGGCATTACGGAATAACTATGATCAGGTAGAAGCAATGAGAAGAAGTTACCGGAGGCGAAGAAATTACCTCGTTCAAGCCTTTAATAACATCGGACTCGATTGCCACAACCCTGGCGGAGCGTTTTACGTCTTTCCTTCTATTAAAAGTACCGGACTATCATCGGAGGAATTTGCGGAAAAGTTGCTGCTCGCTGAAAAAGTCGCCGTCGTACCGGGCAGTGTCTTTGGAGAAAGCGGCGAAGGGTATATCCGCTGTTCATACGCGACAAGTTTGGAACAGCTTCAGGAAGCTGTTACCAGAATTAAACGGTTCGTGGATTCGCTTGAAAAATTGACTAAAGATTCAAGTGAAATGCTTTCTTCAGTTGAAGGCAGTTAG
- a CDS encoding 2OG-Fe(II) oxygenase: MSSVAKEQTIFNHEKSTINTEDKVINIVAKIEEPLVVVLDNVLDSEECDELIRLAKDRMKRSKISENHLENEIRTSSGMFFDKMENQLVAKIEKRVSEIMCIPIEHGEEIQVLHYLPGQEYKAHFDYFSSKSRAAENNRISTLVMYLNDVEEGGETVFPRLNFSVTPKKGMAVYFEYFYEEQALNELTLHSGLPVITGEKWVATQWVRRKKLVL; encoded by the coding sequence ATGTCGAGCGTAGCTAAAGAACAAACGATTTTCAATCACGAAAAAAGTACTATCAATACAGAAGATAAAGTTATAAATATTGTGGCAAAAATAGAAGAACCCTTGGTTGTGGTTCTTGATAATGTGTTGGATAGTGAAGAATGTGATGAGTTGATTCGATTGGCAAAAGATCGAATGAAGCGTTCTAAAATTAGTGAGAATCATCTCGAAAATGAGATTCGAACAAGCAGTGGCATGTTTTTTGATAAGATGGAAAACCAACTGGTCGCAAAAATTGAAAAAAGAGTTTCAGAGATTATGTGTATTCCGATTGAACATGGTGAGGAAATTCAAGTTCTGCATTATCTTCCTGGGCAAGAATACAAAGCTCACTTTGATTATTTTTCATCCAAAAGCAGAGCAGCGGAAAATAACCGCATCAGCACCCTCGTCATGTATTTGAACGATGTCGAAGAAGGCGGCGAAACAGTCTTTCCCCGACTGAACTTTTCCGTTACACCCAAAAAAGGAATGGCCGTTTACTTTGAATATTTTTATGAAGAACAGGCCTTAAACGAGTTGACACTACACAGTGGACTGCCTGTCATAACAGGGGAAAAATGGGTCGCCACACAGTGGGTGAGAAGGAAAAAGTTAGTTCTCTAA